One genomic region from Epinephelus fuscoguttatus linkage group LG6, E.fuscoguttatus.final_Chr_v1 encodes:
- the riok2 gene encoding serine/threonine-protein kinase RIO2, which translates to MGKLNVVVLRYLSRDDFRVLTAVEMGMKNHEIVPVSLLSSIASLRHGGCNKILRELVKHKLVAYERTKTVQGYRLNYGGYDYLALKTLCSREVVISVGNQMGVGKESDIYIVASPSGEQYALKLHRLGRTSFRNLKNKRDYHKHRKNVSWLYLSRLSAMKEFAYMKALYDRGFPVPKPVDYNRHAVVMELINGYPLCQVHELQDPPALYNEFMELIVKLANHGLIHGDFNEFNLMLDDQDHITLIDFPQMVSTSHPNAEWYFDRDVKCIRDFFAKRYNYESELFPTFKDIRRSHSLDVEVSASGFTKDMERDGALLHPAGPEGENDDNEEEDDDEETTDEEVEEEESVDMEEYKHAMLELEGLKVSDSYADIQEEENESEKVEEQKETETAPAPNSDEEPKSDLEEELNEAEDECPELADLSTSNKDFKPFRDSDSLLHVAEHRRTRTDSEGTMGSIGSCSTIPPEIVRQKVRRQLTKQQKAAQRRRLQKGEANLVTKSRRENQSNIKSSLEGASFWG; encoded by the exons ATGGGGAAGCTGAATGTCGTTGTGTTGAGATATTTATCTCGAGATGACTTCCGGGTCCTCACAGCG GTTGAGATGGGGATGAAGAACCATGAGATTGTCCCAGTGAGTCTGCTGTCCTCCATCGCAAGCCTCAGACACGGCGGCTGCAACAAGATCCTCAGAGAGCTTGTCAAACACAAACTTGTAGCCTATGAACGTACCAAGA CCGTGCAGGGCTACAGGTTGAACTACGGAGGATATGACTACTTGGCTCTGAAGACCTTGTGCTCCAGAGAAGTCGTCATTTCAGTTGGCAACCAGATGGGTGTGGGTAAAGAGTCAG ATATATATATTGTGGCGAGTCCAAGCGGCGAGCAGTACGCTCTGAAGCTTCACAGGTTAGGTCGTACATCCTTCAGGAACTTGAAGAACAAGAGAGATTACCACAAACACAGGAAGAACGTGTCCTGGCTCTACCTCTCCCGCCTTTCTGCCATGAAGGAGTTTGCCTACATGAAG GCATTGTATGATCGGGGCTTTCCTGTTCCCAAACCTGTGGACTACAACAGACATGCTGTAGTGATGGAGCTCATCAATGGATATCCACT GTGTCAGGTGCATGAGCTGCAGGATCCACCAGCCCTGTACAATGAGTTCATGGAGCTTATAGTCAAACTGGCCAATCACGGCCTGATTCATGGAGACTTCAACGAGTTCAACCTCATGCTGGACGACCAGGACCACATAACTCTGATAGACTTCCCTCAAATGGTGTCCACCTCACATCCTAATGCTGAATG GTATTTTGACAGGGATGTCAAATGTATCAGAGATTTTTTTGCCAAACGATACAATTATGAGAGTGAGCTCTTCCCAACCTTCAAAGACATCAG GCGGTCTCACTCTCTCGATGTTGAAGTCTCAGCCAGCGGCTTTACCAAAGATATGGAGAGGGATGGTGCATTGCTACACCCAGCTGGACCAGAGGGAGAAAATGATGAcaatgaagaggaggatgatgacGAAGAGACAACAGACGAGGAGgtggaagaagaagagagtGTGGACATGGAGGAATATAAGCATGCAATGCTGGAACTGGAAGGTCTGAAAGTCAGCGACTCGTATGCAGACATACAAGAAGAGGAGAACGAGAGTGAAAAAGTGGAAGAACAAAAAGAGACTGAGACAGCGCCTGCTCCTAACAGTGATGAAGAGCCAAAGAGCGATTTAGAGGAAGAGCTGAATGAGGCAGAGGATGAGTGTCCAGAGCTGGCAGACCTCTCTACCTCCAACAAAGACTTCAAACCCTTCAG AGACTCGGACAGTCTTCTACATGTGGCAGAACACAGGAGGACGAGGACAGACAGTGAGGGTACAATGGGCAGCATAGGCAGCTGCTCTACAATACCACCA GAGATAGTCCGTCAGAAGGTGCGGAGGCAGCTCACCAAACAGCAGAAGGCAGCACAGAGGAGACGTCTGCAGAAGGGAGAAGCCAATTTGGTGACCAAATCTAGGAGAGAGAACCAAAGTAACATCAAGTCTAGTTTGGAGGGCGCCTCCTTCTGGGGATAA
- the LOC125890392 gene encoding protein limb expression 1-like, with product MRMSKVEVEESIMSYLSQSETDTSPTDLNVVAMLHHFWEQRQTAQLNGSSSESDGSAGDAAIQTESLLLYESAPSPGPPYVCYVTLPGGSCFGNYKVCDTQAEARRDAARVALMNSLVNELPCRRINLQFITQSLQQAATDSAVSIEDACDSSTSIGTYSLLLHSYIGRTMLEFQEMMTIFQLLQWNGTLKALRERQCSRQSVISYYSQRGLDEYMRSSMALDWLGREQRSPGLLGEELQVAQRELVLARRRGIELRFYKEKTEILSLALSQAYIHHTPEAFSEAPSHTYKQEQLPLHTFYSQNTGVQITPPCSPSATLHKSTKQTVCQTSGKYMPS from the exons atGAGGATGAGTAAAGTGGAAGTGGAGGAGAGCATCATGTCATACCTGTCGCAGAGCGAGACTGACACTAGCCCCACAGACT TGAATGTGGTTGCCATGCTCCATCACTTCTGGGAGCAGAGGCAGACAGCTCAGTTGAATGGTTCCTCCAGTGAATCAGATGGTTCTGCTGGGGACGCTGCCATCCAGACAGAGAGCCTGCTGCTGTATGAGTCTGCACCGTCCCCCGGTCCTCCGTATGTCTGCTATGTCACTCTGCCTGGAGGAAGCTGCTTTGGTAACTATAAG GTGTGTGACACCCAGGCAGAGGCTCGGAGGGATGCAGCTCGCGTGGCCCTGATGAACTCACTTGTGAACGAGCTGCCGTGTCGACGCATCAACCTTCAGTTCATCACTCAGAGTTTGCAGCAGGCGGCCACAGACAGTGCT gtCTCTATAGAAGATGCTTGTGACTCAAGCACCAGTATAGGAACCTACAGTTTGCTGCTCCACTCCTACATAGGAAGGACCATGCTGGAGTTCCAG GAGATGATGACAATTTTCCAGTTGTTGCAGTGGAACGGGACTCTGAAGGCTTTGAGGGAAAGGCAGTGCTCTCGGCAG AGTGTGATTTCCTATTACTCTCAGCGAGGACTCGATGAGTACATGCGCAGCAGCATGGCTCTGGATTGGCTTGGACGGGAGCAGAGGTCACCAGGGCTACTCGGGGAGGAGCTGCAGGTGGCACAGAGGGAGCTGGTGTTGGCCCGCCGTCGAGGCATTGAGCTGCGCTTCTACAAGGAAAAGACAGAGATCCTCAGCTTGGCCCTGAGTCAGGCATACATTCACCACACACCTGAGGCCTTCAGCGAGGCGCCAAGTCACACATACAAGCAAGAACAACTTCctttacacacattttacagCCAGAACACAGGAGTCCAGATAACCCCACCCTGCAGTCCATCAGCAACCCTCCATaaaagcacaaaacaaacagtgtgtCAAACCTCTGGTAAATATATGCCCTCCTAA